A stretch of Mycobacterium sp. ITM-2016-00316 DNA encodes these proteins:
- a CDS encoding NUDIX hydrolase has product MPPIERMSSREVYRNSWMTVREDAIRRPDGSHGIYGVIDKPTYALVIARDGDLFHLVEQYRYPIGLRRWEFPQGTAPDRADLEPLELAARELREETGLRADSLVRLGRLDVAPGMSSQRGWVFLATGLTQGEHEREHEEQDMHSAWFTAAQIEQMIRDGDITDAQTIAAWTMMTLAGRG; this is encoded by the coding sequence ATGCCACCGATCGAGCGGATGTCCAGTCGTGAGGTCTACCGCAACAGCTGGATGACGGTGCGCGAGGACGCGATCCGGCGTCCGGACGGCAGCCACGGCATCTACGGCGTGATCGACAAGCCCACCTACGCGCTGGTGATCGCGCGCGACGGTGATCTGTTCCATCTCGTCGAGCAGTACCGCTACCCGATCGGGTTGCGGCGCTGGGAGTTCCCGCAAGGTACCGCGCCGGACCGGGCCGATCTGGAACCGCTCGAACTGGCGGCCCGCGAACTCCGCGAGGAGACGGGGCTGCGGGCGGACTCGCTGGTCCGGCTCGGGCGACTCGATGTCGCGCCAGGAATGAGCAGCCAGCGCGGGTGGGTGTTCCTGGCGACCGGGCTGACCCAGGGTGAGCATGAGCGCGAGCACGAAGAGCAGGACATGCACAGCGCCTGGTTCACCGCCGCGCAGATCGAACAGATGATCCGTGACGGCGACATCACGGATGCGCAGACGATCGCTGCGTGGACGATGATGACGCTGGCCGGACGCGGCTGA
- the dapE gene encoding succinyl-diaminopimelate desuccinylase: protein MGLDLHADPIALTAALVDIPSESRHEQRIAAEIEAALREQAPHFEVIRNGDAVLARTHLGRPSRVLLAGHTDTVPAADNLPSRVEDGRMYGCGTSDMKSGDAVFLHLAATIDEPAHDLTLVMYDCEEIEAGANGLGRIERELPDWLAADVAILGEPSGGFIEAGCQGTIRIVASAAGTRAHSARSWLGENAIHKLGAVLDRLSRYEARSVDIDGCVYREGLSAVRIDGGIAGNVIPDAATVTVNFRFAPDRSVEQAVTHVHEVLAGLDVSLQVTDAAAGALPGLANPAAAALVAAAGGQVRAKYGWTDVSRFAALGIAAVNYGPGDPNLAHKVDEHVDIAAITATTETLRAYLTA, encoded by the coding sequence ATGGGGCTAGACCTGCACGCCGATCCGATCGCACTGACCGCCGCGTTGGTGGACATCCCCAGTGAGTCGCGCCACGAGCAACGCATCGCCGCCGAGATCGAGGCCGCGCTGCGCGAGCAAGCCCCGCATTTCGAGGTGATCCGCAACGGCGACGCGGTGCTGGCCCGCACCCACCTGGGTCGGCCGTCGCGGGTACTGCTGGCCGGGCACACCGACACCGTGCCCGCCGCCGACAACCTGCCCAGCCGCGTCGAAGACGGCCGGATGTACGGGTGCGGCACCTCGGACATGAAGTCCGGCGATGCGGTGTTCCTGCACCTCGCCGCCACCATCGACGAGCCCGCCCACGACCTCACCCTGGTCATGTACGACTGTGAGGAGATCGAGGCCGGCGCCAACGGGTTGGGCCGCATCGAGCGTGAACTGCCGGACTGGCTGGCCGCCGACGTCGCGATCCTGGGCGAGCCGTCCGGCGGGTTCATCGAGGCGGGCTGTCAGGGCACCATCCGGATCGTCGCGAGCGCGGCCGGGACCCGGGCGCATTCGGCCCGATCGTGGCTGGGCGAGAACGCCATTCACAAGCTGGGCGCCGTGCTCGACCGGCTGTCGCGGTATGAGGCACGCAGCGTGGACATCGACGGGTGCGTGTACCGCGAGGGACTCTCGGCGGTGCGCATCGACGGTGGTATCGCGGGCAACGTCATCCCGGATGCGGCGACGGTGACGGTCAACTTCCGGTTCGCACCCGACCGCAGCGTCGAGCAGGCGGTGACGCACGTGCACGAGGTGCTCGCGGGCCTGGATGTGTCCCTGCAGGTCACCGATGCCGCGGCGGGGGCGCTGCCGGGCCTGGCCAATCCTGCGGCCGCCGCGCTGGTGGCCGCGGCCGGGGGACAGGTGCGCGCCAAGTACGGCTGGACCGATGTGTCGCGGTTCGCGGCGCTGGGCATCGCCGCGGTGAACTACGGTCCGGGGGATCCGAACCTGGCGCACAAGGTCGACGAGCACGTCGACATCGCGGCGATCACCGCGACCACCGAGACGTTGCGGGCCTACTTAACCGCTTGA
- the dapD gene encoding 2,3,4,5-tetrahydropyridine-2,6-dicarboxylate N-succinyltransferase, with protein MPNVTAASGFGLATIAADGTVLDTWFPAPELTGDGSTGTTRLSVAELTDNLADLTGPDTDRDVEVVAVRTTIASLDDKPVDTFDAYLRLHLLSHRLTVPHEANLDGIFGLLANVVWTNFGPAAVEGFELVRAKLRRRGAVTVYGIDKFPRMVDYVTPTGVRIADADRVRLGAHLAPGTTVMHEGFVNFNAGTLGTSMVEGRISAGVVVGDGSDVGGGASIMGTLSGGGKEVISVGKRCLLGANAGLGISLGDDCVIEAGLYVTGGTKVSTADGQTVKAKDLSGSNNLLFRRNSLSGAVEVVKRDGTGITLNDALHAN; from the coding sequence TTGCCCAACGTGACTGCTGCATCTGGCTTCGGCCTGGCCACCATCGCCGCCGACGGAACCGTCCTGGACACCTGGTTTCCCGCTCCCGAGCTGACCGGTGACGGATCCACGGGTACAACCCGGCTGTCGGTCGCCGAGCTGACCGACAACCTGGCCGACCTCACCGGCCCGGACACCGACCGCGATGTCGAGGTCGTCGCGGTGCGCACCACCATCGCCTCGCTCGACGACAAACCCGTCGATACCTTCGACGCCTACCTGCGACTGCACCTGCTGTCGCATCGGCTGACCGTCCCCCACGAGGCCAACCTGGACGGCATCTTCGGGCTGCTGGCCAACGTGGTCTGGACGAACTTCGGTCCCGCCGCGGTCGAGGGCTTCGAGCTGGTACGCGCCAAGCTGCGCCGCCGCGGGGCCGTCACGGTGTACGGCATCGACAAGTTCCCGCGGATGGTCGACTACGTCACCCCGACCGGCGTGCGCATCGCCGACGCCGACCGGGTGCGCCTGGGCGCGCACCTGGCGCCGGGCACCACGGTCATGCACGAGGGCTTCGTCAACTTCAATGCCGGGACGCTGGGCACCTCCATGGTGGAGGGCCGCATCTCCGCCGGTGTGGTGGTCGGTGACGGCTCGGACGTCGGCGGCGGCGCCTCGATCATGGGCACGTTGTCCGGCGGCGGCAAGGAGGTCATCTCGGTGGGCAAGCGCTGCCTGCTGGGCGCCAACGCCGGGCTGGGCATCTCGCTGGGCGACGACTGCGTCATCGAAGCGGGCCTGTATGTCACCGGCGGCACCAAGGTCAGCACCGCCGACGGGCAGACCGTCAAGGCCAAGGATCTGTCCGGTTCGAACAATCTGCTGTTCCGCCGCAACTCGCTGTCCGGGGCGGTCGAGGTGGTCAAACGTGACGGCACCGGCATCACGTTGAACGACGCGTTGCACGCCAACTGA
- a CDS encoding CdaR family transcriptional regulator produces the protein MVETGVGLGRLLLALDTTLVNLVEAPRGLDLPVASAALLDADDVRLGLAAAAGAADVFFLLGITPADAIRWLDGQARQPVAIFVKEPHPSVVARATATGVAVVAVEPRARWERLFRLVNHVFEHHGDRADPLSDSGTDLFGLAQSIAERTRGMVSIEDTASHVLAYSASNDEADELRRLSIMGRAGPPAHLEWLGQWGVFDALRASTDVVRVDARPELGLRPRLAVGVHRPVPDGRRAAEFAGTIWLQQGSQPLADDVEDVLRGAAVLAARIMSRLAATPSTHTVLVRELLGMAGTEVDVAAVAQGLGIAADARAALVAFAGAPPDVLALSAGAFRADAQVTADDGRVYVVFPKIGAPASVTSWVRGVVSALHREMGLTVRAVIAVPLTGLADIAPARNEVDRVFQSAQRHPGAIAQVSSLDDARTTVLLDEIVSLVQADGRLVDPRIRQLRDTQPMLADTLAAYLDCFGDIAAVAEHLHVHPNTVRYRVRRLEKLIAASLDDAELRLLLSLSLRATG, from the coding sequence ATGGTGGAAACCGGTGTCGGCCTCGGCCGGCTCCTGCTGGCGCTGGACACCACCCTGGTCAACCTCGTCGAGGCCCCGCGCGGACTGGACCTGCCGGTGGCTTCGGCAGCTTTGCTCGACGCCGACGACGTGCGCTTGGGCCTGGCGGCCGCGGCCGGCGCAGCGGATGTGTTCTTCCTGCTCGGCATCACCCCGGCGGATGCGATCCGCTGGCTCGATGGGCAGGCGCGTCAACCGGTTGCGATCTTCGTCAAGGAACCGCACCCGTCGGTAGTCGCCCGGGCAACGGCAACCGGGGTCGCCGTGGTGGCCGTCGAACCCCGCGCCCGCTGGGAACGGCTGTTCCGATTGGTCAATCACGTCTTCGAACACCACGGGGACCGCGCCGATCCACTGTCGGATTCGGGCACCGACCTGTTCGGGCTCGCCCAGTCGATCGCCGAACGCACCCGCGGCATGGTGAGCATCGAGGACACGGCATCCCACGTGCTGGCCTACTCGGCCTCCAATGACGAGGCCGACGAATTGCGCCGACTGTCGATCATGGGCCGGGCCGGCCCGCCCGCTCACCTCGAATGGCTCGGGCAGTGGGGTGTATTCGATGCGCTACGCGCGTCCACCGATGTCGTCCGCGTCGACGCGCGGCCCGAACTCGGCCTACGCCCCCGACTCGCCGTCGGCGTGCATCGCCCGGTACCGGATGGCCGACGGGCAGCCGAGTTCGCCGGAACCATTTGGTTACAACAAGGTTCGCAACCGTTGGCCGACGACGTCGAGGACGTGCTGCGGGGCGCGGCCGTGCTGGCGGCCCGGATCATGTCCCGGCTGGCGGCGACACCCTCCACCCACACGGTCCTGGTGCGCGAACTCCTCGGCATGGCCGGCACCGAGGTCGACGTGGCGGCCGTCGCCCAGGGTCTGGGCATCGCCGCCGACGCCCGCGCCGCACTGGTGGCCTTCGCGGGCGCCCCGCCGGATGTGCTGGCGCTGAGCGCCGGCGCTTTCCGGGCCGACGCGCAGGTGACCGCGGACGACGGCCGGGTCTATGTGGTGTTCCCGAAGATCGGCGCACCGGCATCGGTGACGTCCTGGGTGCGGGGTGTGGTGTCCGCGCTGCACCGCGAGATGGGGCTGACCGTGCGCGCCGTGATCGCGGTGCCGCTGACCGGACTCGCCGACATCGCGCCCGCCCGCAACGAGGTGGACAGGGTGTTCCAGAGCGCACAGCGCCACCCCGGGGCCATCGCCCAGGTGTCCTCCCTCGATGACGCCCGCACCACCGTTCTGCTCGACGAGATCGTGTCGTTGGTCCAGGCCGACGGGCGCCTGGTGGACCCCCGCATACGGCAGCTGCGTGACACCCAGCCGATGCTGGCGGACACGCTGGCGGCGTACCTGGACTGCTTCGGCGATATCGCTGCGGTCGCCGAGCACCTACACGTCCATCCGAACACGGTGCGCTACCGGGTGCGCCGCCTGGAGAAGCTCATCGCCGCGTCGTTGGACGATGCCGAACTGCGCCTGCTGCTTTCGCTGAGCCTGCGCGCCACCGGCTAA
- a CDS encoding nuclear transport factor 2 family protein yields the protein MSAETDIRMLIARWVDGIRACDLDAVTAAHSDDIVMFDVPPPYEGIRGKPAYRESWPPFFEFIRSGATFELVELNVDAGEDVAFAYGLLRCGGEKEFADNPDIRLRLSMGLRRIDGKWLIAHEHHSFPDTT from the coding sequence ATGAGTGCCGAAACCGATATCCGAATGCTGATCGCCCGCTGGGTGGACGGCATCAGGGCCTGCGACCTCGACGCCGTGACCGCCGCGCATTCCGATGACATCGTCATGTTCGACGTGCCACCGCCCTACGAAGGAATCCGCGGCAAGCCGGCCTACCGCGAGAGCTGGCCGCCGTTCTTCGAATTCATCCGCAGCGGAGCCACTTTCGAGCTTGTCGAGCTGAATGTCGACGCCGGCGAGGACGTCGCCTTTGCCTACGGGCTGTTGCGCTGCGGTGGCGAGAAGGAGTTTGCGGACAATCCGGACATCCGGCTGCGCCTGTCCATGGGCCTGCGCAGGATCGACGGGAAATGGCTGATCGCCCACGAACACCACTCGTTCCCGGACACGACCTAG
- a CDS encoding nucleobase:cation symporter-2 family protein, whose translation MAAPTPTVRPVDEVPPLKRLLPLGIQHVLAMYAGAVAVPLIVGGAMVGAGQLEQSDIVHLIMADLFVAGIATIIQSVGFWRFGVRLPLMQGVTFAAVGPMITIGINHGITTIYGSVIACGLFMMLLAPVFGKLIRFFPPLVTGTIILIIGVSLMRVAAGWFGGGNAAGPDFGSPTAIGLGFFTLATIIVIERFAPEAMRRVSILLGLLIGTIVAVPFGLTNWDHMGDYNWVGFVTPFQFGTPTFEISSIIALLIVGIVIMTETTGDIVAVGEIVEEKITPRKLADGLRADGLGTVIGGIFNTFPYTAFAQNVGLVAITGVRTRHVATVAGIILILLGLLPKMAAVVEGIPLPVLGGAGVALFGMVAASGVRTLTKVTFTNTNILVVAISVGVAMLTEAKLYYTDRTLGDTPVNVSLDLYHQFPDWFQTIFHSGISAGALAAILLNLLLNSRGADTESDELSAHDAPRGALPDPLDALRAADPSTPPQRLRQLAEDRPELRTIIVTNPSTDRQTCAWIRDQGDEQVATVCQKWDEVTEGRFSTRGG comes from the coding sequence ATGGCAGCGCCCACGCCCACAGTCCGTCCGGTCGACGAAGTCCCGCCGCTGAAACGACTGCTGCCACTTGGCATCCAACATGTGCTGGCGATGTATGCCGGCGCGGTCGCGGTACCGCTGATCGTCGGTGGCGCGATGGTCGGCGCCGGCCAACTCGAGCAGTCCGACATCGTGCACCTGATCATGGCCGACCTGTTCGTGGCCGGGATCGCGACGATCATCCAGTCAGTGGGTTTCTGGCGCTTCGGTGTTCGGTTGCCGCTGATGCAGGGCGTCACGTTCGCCGCGGTGGGCCCGATGATCACCATCGGTATCAATCACGGCATCACCACCATCTACGGATCGGTGATCGCGTGCGGTCTCTTCATGATGCTGCTCGCGCCGGTGTTCGGGAAACTCATCCGGTTCTTCCCGCCCCTGGTGACCGGCACCATCATCTTGATCATCGGCGTCTCGCTGATGCGGGTGGCTGCCGGCTGGTTCGGCGGCGGCAACGCCGCCGGCCCGGACTTCGGTTCGCCGACGGCGATCGGGCTGGGATTCTTCACCCTGGCGACGATCATCGTCATCGAGCGGTTCGCGCCCGAGGCGATGCGCCGGGTGTCGATCCTGCTCGGTCTGCTCATCGGCACGATCGTCGCGGTCCCGTTCGGCCTCACCAACTGGGACCACATGGGGGACTACAACTGGGTCGGCTTTGTCACCCCGTTCCAGTTCGGTACCCCGACGTTCGAGATCAGCTCGATCATCGCGCTGCTCATCGTGGGCATCGTGATCATGACCGAGACCACCGGCGATATCGTGGCGGTCGGTGAGATCGTCGAGGAGAAGATCACCCCGCGCAAGCTCGCCGACGGTCTGCGCGCCGACGGCCTCGGCACCGTCATCGGCGGCATCTTCAACACGTTCCCGTACACCGCGTTCGCCCAGAACGTCGGGCTGGTCGCCATCACCGGCGTGCGGACCCGCCACGTCGCGACGGTCGCCGGGATCATCTTGATCCTGCTCGGATTGCTGCCCAAGATGGCCGCCGTCGTCGAGGGCATCCCGCTGCCGGTGCTCGGTGGCGCCGGGGTGGCCCTGTTCGGCATGGTGGCCGCCAGCGGCGTCCGGACGTTGACCAAGGTGACGTTCACCAACACCAACATCCTGGTGGTGGCGATCTCCGTCGGGGTGGCGATGCTGACCGAGGCCAAGCTGTACTACACCGACCGCACGCTGGGCGACACCCCGGTGAACGTCTCGCTGGACCTCTACCACCAGTTCCCGGACTGGTTCCAGACGATCTTCCATTCCGGGATATCGGCGGGCGCCCTCGCCGCGATCCTGCTGAACTTGCTGCTCAACAGCCGCGGCGCCGACACCGAGTCCGACGAACTGTCCGCGCACGACGCTCCCCGGGGCGCGCTGCCCGATCCGTTGGACGCACTGCGCGCCGCCGACCCGTCGACACCGCCGCAGCGGCTGCGCCAACTCGCCGAGGACCGCCCCGAACTGCGCACCATCATCGTCACCAATCCGTCCACGGACCGCCAGACGTGTGCGTGGATCCGCGACCAGGGCGACGAGCAGGTGGCCACGGTATGCCAGAAATGGGACGAGGTCACCGAGGGCAGGTTCTCCACCCGCGGAGGCTGA
- a CDS encoding acyl-CoA synthetase has translation MLLTSLDPAVVAAGHDRADAVRIDGVSLSRSDLVGAGTSVAERVARAQRVAILATPTATTVLAVIGCLIAGVPFVPVPADVGATERAHLLSDSGVQAWLGELPAESQGLPHIPVRMHARSWHRYAEPRPEATAMIMYTSGTTGLPKGVTISRRAIAADIDALAQAWDWTAADTLVHGLPLFHVHGLVLGLLGSLRIGNRFVHTGKPTPQAYAEAAGTLYFGVPTVWSRIAADADAARALSSARLLVSGSAALPTPVFEDLVRLTGHAPIERYGSTESLITISTRVDGERRPGWVGLPVAGVQTRLVDDEGRPVPHDGESIGQLQVKSPTNFSGYLNRPDATAEAFDAEGWYRTGDVAVIDADGMHRIVGRASVDLIKSGGFRIGAGEIETVLLGHPGVDEAAVVGVPDDDLGQRIVAFVVGDADPDLLIEFVAEQLSVHKRPREVRIVENLPRNAMGKVLKKELVTRGVDPC, from the coding sequence GTGTTGCTGACCTCGCTGGACCCGGCCGTCGTAGCCGCCGGGCACGACCGGGCCGACGCGGTGCGTATCGACGGTGTGTCGCTGAGCCGCAGTGACCTGGTGGGGGCGGGCACCTCGGTGGCCGAACGTGTTGCGCGGGCCCAGCGGGTCGCGATCCTGGCCACACCCACCGCGACGACGGTGCTGGCGGTCATCGGATGCCTGATCGCCGGTGTGCCGTTCGTGCCGGTGCCCGCCGATGTCGGGGCCACCGAGCGGGCGCACCTGCTCAGCGATTCCGGCGTACAGGCCTGGCTCGGCGAGCTACCCGCCGAAAGCCAAGGGCTACCGCATATTCCGGTGCGGATGCACGCCCGGTCCTGGCACCGCTACGCCGAGCCGCGCCCCGAAGCGACGGCCATGATCATGTACACCTCCGGCACCACCGGGCTGCCCAAGGGAGTCACGATCAGTCGGCGCGCCATCGCCGCCGATATCGACGCGTTGGCCCAAGCCTGGGACTGGACGGCCGCCGACACCCTGGTACACGGTCTGCCGTTGTTCCATGTGCACGGGCTGGTGCTCGGATTGCTGGGTTCACTGCGCATCGGAAACCGGTTCGTACACACCGGGAAGCCGACGCCGCAGGCCTATGCCGAGGCGGCAGGCACGCTGTATTTCGGGGTGCCGACGGTGTGGTCACGCATCGCCGCCGACGCCGATGCCGCCCGCGCGCTGTCCTCGGCGCGGCTGTTGGTGTCGGGCAGTGCGGCGCTACCGACGCCCGTGTTCGAGGATCTGGTGAGGCTGACCGGTCACGCGCCGATCGAGAGGTACGGCAGCACAGAATCGCTGATCACCATCAGCACCCGGGTCGACGGGGAGCGCCGGCCGGGCTGGGTGGGTCTGCCGGTGGCCGGCGTGCAGACCCGGCTGGTCGACGACGAGGGTCGGCCCGTCCCGCACGACGGGGAATCCATCGGGCAGCTCCAGGTGAAGAGCCCGACGAACTTCAGCGGCTACCTCAACAGGCCCGATGCGACGGCCGAGGCATTCGACGCCGAAGGCTGGTACCGCACAGGTGATGTCGCGGTGATCGACGCCGACGGTATGCACCGCATCGTCGGGCGCGCATCGGTCGACCTGATCAAATCGGGCGGGTTCCGGATCGGCGCCGGCGAGATCGAAACCGTTCTGCTGGGACATCCCGGGGTGGACGAGGCGGCGGTGGTCGGCGTGCCCGATGACGACCTGGGGCAGCGGATCGTGGCCTTCGTCGTCGGCGACGCGGATCCCGACCTGCTGATCGAATTTGTCGCCGAACAACTTTCGGTGCACAAGAGGCCAAGGGAGGTGCGCATCGTGGAAAATCTGCCACGCAACGCGATGGGCAAGGTGCTCAAGAAGGAACTCGTGACACGGGGAGTCGACCCATGTTGA
- a CDS encoding proline dehydrogenase family protein encodes MSVFQKLARPAILAASRSDALRRTAERMPVTRDVVHRFVPGETIDDAMGSVAVLRDSRRFVSIDYLGEDVTDVETADATVQAYLDLLDALEGRGETGPEPLSLEVSLKLSALGQALPRDGAKIAMENAHTICAKARDVGVWVTVDAEDHTTTDSTLSIVRDLRTEFDWLGTVLQAYLKRSEGDCREFAASGARIRLCKGAYDEPASVAFRERAEVTDSYLRCLRILMAGSGYPMVASHDPEIIDAVPAMVREFGRGVADYEYQMLYGIRDAEQRRLVDSSHVRVYVPFGTQWYGYFVRRLAERPANLAFFVRALVD; translated from the coding sequence ATGAGCGTCTTCCAGAAGCTGGCACGGCCCGCGATCCTCGCGGCCAGCCGGTCCGACGCGCTGCGGCGCACGGCGGAGCGAATGCCCGTGACCCGCGATGTCGTGCACCGCTTCGTGCCCGGCGAGACCATTGATGACGCGATGGGTTCTGTTGCTGTGCTGCGGGATTCACGGCGCTTCGTCAGCATCGACTACCTGGGCGAGGATGTCACCGATGTCGAGACCGCCGACGCGACCGTGCAGGCCTACCTCGACCTGCTGGACGCGCTGGAGGGACGGGGCGAGACCGGACCGGAACCTCTGTCCCTGGAGGTATCGCTGAAGCTGTCGGCGCTGGGCCAGGCGCTGCCGCGGGACGGTGCGAAGATCGCCATGGAGAACGCGCACACCATCTGCGCCAAGGCCCGTGACGTCGGTGTCTGGGTGACGGTGGACGCCGAGGACCACACGACGACCGATTCCACGCTGTCCATCGTGCGGGACCTGCGCACGGAGTTCGACTGGCTCGGCACCGTGTTGCAGGCATACCTCAAGCGCTCCGAGGGCGATTGCCGGGAGTTCGCGGCGTCCGGGGCGCGCATCCGGTTGTGCAAGGGTGCCTACGACGAGCCGGCGTCGGTGGCGTTCCGTGAGCGCGCCGAGGTCACCGACTCCTACCTGCGGTGCCTGCGCATCCTGATGGCCGGTAGTGGTTACCCGATGGTGGCATCCCACGACCCGGAGATCATCGACGCGGTCCCCGCGATGGTGCGCGAATTCGGCCGTGGCGTCGCCGATTACGAGTACCAGATGCTCTACGGCATCCGCGATGCCGAGCAACGCCGGCTGGTCGACAGCAGCCACGTCCGGGTGTACGTGCCATTCGGCACCCAGTGGTACGGCTACTTCGTGCGCCGCCTCGCCGAGCGTCCGGCCAACCTCGCGTTCTTCGTGCGGGCGCTCGTCGACTGA
- the pruA gene encoding L-glutamate gamma-semialdehyde dehydrogenase encodes MTAITDVPLPQNEPIHDYAPASPERARLAAALSDLASAPIDLPHVIGGKHTMGAGDRIDVVQPHRHQSVLGTLTNAGHGEATAAVDAAMAAKDAWADTPFDERAAVFLRAADLMSGPWREKIAAATMLGQSKTAYQAEIDSPCELVDFWRFNVAFARQILAQQPISSRGVWNRTDYRPLEGFVYAITPFNFTAIAGNLPTAPALMGNTVVWKPSITQTFSAYLTMQLLEAAGLPPGVINLVAGDGLAVSDVVLADPRLAGIHFTGSTATFQQLWREVGTNIDRYRTYPRLVGETGGKDFVVAHPSARPDVLRTALIRGAFDYQGQKCSAASRAFIPRSVWSQMGDDFLDATAALKYGDVTDLSNYGGAVIDERAYAKSARAIDRAKGAPGVTIAVGGECEDSEGYFVRPTVLLSDDPTDEAFRDEYFGPILAVHVYDDDTWEDVLGIVDAGSAYALTGAVIADDRAAVLQAQHRLRHAAGNFYVNDKPTGAVVGQQPFGGSRASGTNDKAGSALNLLRWTSARSIKETFVPPTDHHYPHMEA; translated from the coding sequence ATCACCGCGATCACCGACGTGCCGCTGCCACAGAACGAGCCCATCCACGACTACGCGCCCGCCAGCCCCGAGCGGGCCCGCCTCGCCGCGGCGCTCAGCGATCTCGCGAGCGCACCCATCGACCTGCCGCACGTGATCGGCGGCAAGCACACCATGGGTGCCGGCGACCGCATCGATGTCGTCCAGCCGCACCGGCACCAATCGGTGCTCGGCACGCTGACCAACGCCGGCCACGGTGAAGCCACCGCCGCCGTCGACGCCGCCATGGCCGCCAAGGACGCCTGGGCGGACACCCCGTTCGACGAGCGGGCGGCGGTGTTCCTGCGCGCCGCGGACCTGATGTCGGGCCCGTGGCGCGAGAAGATCGCCGCGGCGACCATGCTCGGCCAGTCCAAGACCGCCTATCAGGCCGAGATCGACTCGCCCTGCGAGCTCGTCGACTTCTGGCGCTTCAACGTGGCGTTCGCCCGCCAGATCCTCGCGCAGCAACCGATCAGCAGCCGCGGCGTCTGGAACCGCACCGACTACCGCCCGCTCGAGGGCTTCGTCTACGCGATCACGCCGTTCAATTTCACCGCCATCGCGGGCAACCTGCCGACCGCACCCGCGCTGATGGGCAACACCGTGGTGTGGAAACCGTCCATCACCCAGACCTTTTCGGCCTACCTGACCATGCAGCTGCTCGAAGCCGCCGGCCTGCCGCCGGGGGTCATCAACCTGGTCGCCGGCGACGGCCTCGCGGTGTCCGATGTGGTGCTGGCCGATCCGCGGCTGGCCGGAATCCACTTCACCGGGTCCACCGCGACGTTCCAGCAGCTGTGGCGCGAGGTCGGCACCAACATCGACCGCTACCGCACCTATCCGCGGCTGGTGGGGGAGACCGGCGGCAAGGACTTCGTCGTTGCGCACCCGTCGGCGCGACCGGATGTGCTGCGCACCGCGCTGATTCGCGGCGCGTTCGACTATCAGGGGCAGAAATGCTCGGCGGCATCGCGGGCGTTCATTCCACGCTCGGTGTGGTCGCAGATGGGCGACGACTTCCTGGACGCCACCGCGGCGCTGAAGTACGGCGACGTCACCGACCTGTCGAACTACGGCGGCGCCGTCATCGACGAGCGCGCCTACGCCAAGAGCGCACGCGCCATCGATCGGGCCAAGGGCGCACCCGGTGTCACGATCGCCGTCGGCGGTGAATGCGAGGACAGCGAGGGCTATTTCGTGCGGCCCACCGTGCTGCTGTCCGACGATCCGACCGATGAGGCGTTCCGCGACGAGTACTTCGGGCCGATCCTCGCCGTGCACGTCTACGACGACGACACCTGGGAGGACGTCCTCGGCATCGTCGACGCCGGATCGGCGTACGCGCTCACCGGTGCGGTGATCGCCGACGACCGCGCCGCCGTCCTGCAGGCCCAACACCGGCTGCGCCATGCGGCGGGCAACTTCTACGTCAACGACAAGCCCACCGGGGCCGTGGTGGGGCAACAACCCTTCGGCGGGTCACGGGCCTCGGGGACCAACGACAAGGCGGGGTCGGCGCTGAACCTGCTGCGGTGGACCTCGGCGCGCTCCATCAAGGAGACCTTCGTTCCGCCGACGGATCACCACTACCCGCACATGGAGGCCTGA
- a CDS encoding VOC family protein codes for MLRLTQICVDAHDPEALGAWWAEVLGWPHHTDADGDVVLTPPPGHGPEWLFLAVPDDKVVKNRLHLDFTPQDQQAEVDRVLARGARRVDIGQGEQSWVVLADPEGNEFCILAPE; via the coding sequence ATGTTGAGGCTGACCCAGATCTGCGTGGACGCCCACGATCCCGAGGCGCTGGGAGCATGGTGGGCCGAGGTGCTCGGATGGCCGCACCACACCGATGCCGACGGCGATGTGGTGCTGACCCCGCCGCCGGGGCACGGCCCCGAATGGTTGTTCCTCGCCGTCCCCGACGACAAGGTGGTCAAGAACCGGCTGCACCTGGACTTCACGCCGCAGGACCAGCAGGCCGAGGTCGACCGGGTGCTCGCCCGGGGCGCGCGCCGGGTGGACATCGGTCAGGGCGAGCAGAGCTGGGTGGTGCTGGCCGATCCCGAGGGCAACGAGTTCTGCATCCTCGCCCCGGAGTAA